In Chloroflexota bacterium, the genomic stretch TAGAATGTCACCAAGGCCCGCGCTGCCCTCATGTCTGCAGGCACGCCTCAGCAGGCCGCTCAGGCGGACAACATGCTCACTGGCGCGCTGAAGAGCCTCTTCGCCGTCGCAGAGGCCTATCCCGAGCTGAAAGCCAACCAAAACCTTCTCCAGCTCCAGGGCGAGCTCTCAGACTTGGAGGCCAAGATTGCCTATGCGCGCCAGTTCTACAACACCAACGTCCGCGACCTGAACACCAAGATTCAGGTCTTCCCCGCCGTCTTCGTCGCGCGAATGTTCGGCTTCAAAGAAGAGGGCTATTTCGAGGCAGAGGAAGCGGCGCGTGCCGATGTCCAGGTCAAGTTCACCAACTAGCTCCCTGAATATCTACACCGCTATCGAAGAGAACCGTCGCAAGACGGCGCTCTTCATTGCGGCCTTCGTTCTGCTCATCGGCCTCATTGCCTTCGCCGTGGGCATCGTCCTCGGCCTGCCGGTCGCTCCGGCAGGCGTCGTCTCTCTCGTGCTCACGGCTTTTGCTCTCCTCCTCGCCCTCTGGCTCTATCGCGCGTCGGATCGCATCGTCCTCGGCATCTCGGAAGCTAGGGAAGCGAAAAGGCAGGAGCATCTTGAGCTCTATCGCACCGTGGAGAACATCTCCATCGCCGCCGGCATCCCTATGCCCAAGGTCTACATCATTAACGATACCGCGCCCAACGCCTTCGCCACCGGGCGCGACCCGGCCCACGCCTCCGTGGCCGTCACCACCGGCCTTCTGCAGAAGCTGAGCAAGCTTGAGCTTGAGGGCGTCATCGCCCACGAGATCTCCCACATCCGCAACTTTGATACGCGCTTGATGGTCATGGTCGCCGTCTTCGTCGGCTTCATCGCCGTCCTGGCCGATGTCATGCTTCGCTACACCTGGTACGGCGCAGGCCGCCGCACGCGCTATAAAGGGAAGGGCGAAGGCTCGGCCGGTGCGGTTGTCCTCGTCCTCGCCATCGTCGCCCTCATCCTTGCTCCCATCGCCGCCCAGGTCATCCAGTTCGCGATCGCCCGCCAGCGTGAATTTCTCGCCGATGCCTCTAGCGCCCTCCTCACCCGCTACCCTGCCGGCCTCGCCGGCGCTCTAGAGAAGATTACGAACGACACTGAGCCGCTAGAGGTCGCCACCAAGGGCACAGCTCACCTCTACATCGCCAACCCCATAAAGGGCCAGGAGAGCAGCATGAACAACCTCTTTGCCACCCATCCTCCCATCAAAGAGCGCGTCGCTCGCCTCCGGGCGATGGCCTCTGCCGCCTAGGGCCGTGCCTATGACCAAGGAGGAGCGCGTCGCCCAGGCACTCATCGCCGCCGGCAAGCGCATCGCCGTTGCCGAATCCACCACAGGCGGCTATGTCGGCCATCTGCTCAACAATATCCCCGGCTCGTCGAAATACTTCATCGGTGGCGTCGTCGCCTATAGCAACCAGCCCAAGATGCACGTGCTGAAAGTCCCGGAGCATGTGCTAAAGGAGGCTGGCTCCGTCAGCGCGCAGACGGCTCTCGCCATGGCCCAGGGCGTACGCGCCCTCATGCAGGCCGATATCGGCGTCGCCGAAACCGGCATCGCCGGGCCCTCCCACGGCTCACCGGGTAAGCCCGTCGGCACCGTCTTCATGGCCATCTCCACCAAGGACGGCTATGAGCTCGTCGAGCGCAGCGTCTGGACCACCGACCGCATCGGCTTCAAGGAAAAAACGGCGGAGGCCCTCTTCAGCCTGGTAGAGCACTACCTGAACCGCAAGCCCTCATCGCCATAAGATCACCGTTGGTCTTCCTCCCCCTCTATTTGTGTTCCCGTGACGCTCGCTCTTTACCTTCAAAAATCTGTGCTCTCTGTGTCCTCTGTGGATAGATGGCTCCTTTCTCTCCCCTGCCCCTCGCCTCGCCTGGGGTCGCCCGCACTGCTATACTATCCCCACTTTCCACAAGAGGTTCTCGATGGTCTTCCCCCGCGCACAGCAGACTCGCGATATTGACTTCCTCGTCGAATTCCTTCGCCGCGTCCAGAAGGCCCGCGAGACGGGCGACTACCAGCCTGTTGCGGCCTTGATCCACCCCAAGGCCCTCCTGCGCACGCACGGGGGCGAAAAGACCGGCGTTGATCCCATCGTCAATCACCTCAAGACTCTCGCCGAAAAGCCCTACAAGGCGGAAATCGTCGCTCCCAAGGGTGGCCTCGCCACCGTCCTCATCACCCCCATCACCGTAGACACCCGCGCCCAGAGTCACGAGCAGGTCTATCGCATCCGAGGCGATATGCTCATCGAGTTGATAGACATGGGCCGCACGCCGGAGATGGTCTTTCGTCCCATGAGCCAGCCCAACTAAGCGCGATCCCTCCGCAGGCGGCCCGCTATGCGCATTTTGCACGTCTCCGATATCCACATCGGGATTGAGACCTACGGGCGGCCCGCCGCCGAAGTCGATATCGAGCGCCTGCCCCCGACCTTTGCCCCCGGCGAAGACCGCAAGCCCTACCTCGGCTACTCTACCCGGCTCCTCGATTTCCTCTGCGCCTTCGATGAGGTCGTCGCCTATGCCATCCAGCACAAGGTGGACCTCCTCCTCTTCACCGGCGATGCCTATAAGAATCGCGAGCCTACTCAGACCCACCAACGCGAGTTCGCTAAACGCATCGCCCGGCTCGCCGCTTCAGGCATCCCCGTGGTCCTACTCGTCGGCAACCACGATCTCCCGCACGCCTCCTACAAGGCCAACTCCATCGAGATATTCGACACCCTCAACGTCCCCAACGTCACCGTCACCGATCGGCTGGATGTCTACCGCGTGAAGACCCGGGCTGGCCCCCTGCAAGTGCTCGCCATCCCCTGGATTCGGCGTAGCGCCTTCCTCGCCCGCGATGACGTCCGTAACCTCCCCTTCGAGCAGATCAACAAACTGCTCGAGCAGAAGCTCACCAATGCCATCCAGGCCGCCGCCGATGAGCTCGACCGCTCCACTCCTGCCATCGTTGCCGCCCACGTTACCGTCGGCACCGCAAAGCTCGGCACCGAACGCTCCATGATGATCGGCTACGACCATGTCCTCATGCAAAGCACCCTCACGGCCCTGCCTGCCGATTACGTCGGCCTTGGCCACATCCACCACCGACAGGAGTTGAGCCAGCGCCCGCCGATGCTTTATCCCGGCAGCCTCCAGCGCATAGACTTCGGCGAAGAAGATCACGAAGCGAAGGGCTTCTACATCGTCGAGCTTGATGCTGCGAGGCCGTTAGGCGAACGCGTTGCCAAGCTCGATTTCCATCCTGTCCAGGCTCGAGCCTTCGTCACGATAGACGTGACCCTTCTGGAGAACGATCTGGACCCAACATTAACCGTCGTCCAGGCCATAGAGCGCCATCATATAGCCGATGCCATCGTCCGTCTCCACATCAAGCTCCCCGCGTCCCTCGCAGCCATGCTCCGCGAGCGCGAGATTCGCCAAGCCGTGGAACGCCACGGCGCGCACGCTATCGCCGCCATCACCCGCGATGTGGAACGCACATCCCGCCCGCGACTCGGCGCCCTTTCCCTTGAGCAGCAAACGCCCCTTCAGCTCCTGGGGCACTATCTCTCATCCAAGCAGGTCGGCAAGGAGCGCTCCGAACGCCTCATGACCCTTGCAAAGGGCCTCATGGATTCGGAAGACCGGGATAACGCATAGGGTCTCCCCCTCCGTCGCCCTAAGAAGCGGCGATGCCGAATCGCCACGACGAACGGGCCTACGCCGTCCGAGTTGCCCTGCAACCCGAATCTGCGTAGGGGTGGTCCGATTCCATCGGACGAACGCGGTCCCTTTCCGAAGGACTCTCGTTCCTACGAGTCCGGACTGCTCGGACCGTGTGTGTCCTCACCCCGCATGTTGCATCGGGGCCGCACCGGAGCGCCCCTCCCCACCGGGCGCATCATTGCGCCCCTACCCTCTCCCAGCTCCGATTTATCGGAGCGTCCGGGAGAGAGCCAGGGTGAGGTCTCCTGTTCCCTCAATCCCCAAAGTACGGTCGCCACATCCACCCATGCCCCTTGCTCACGATCTGCCCAACCGTTGGGTCGGCGAAGTGCGCGGGCAGGATGAATGCCCCCGTGTCCGCATACCTCTTGAAGAAATCCCGACGCGCCTGCCGCGTCCCCGGCGGGTCCACGTCATACGGGATATTCCAGTCCGGCTCGCCGATTTGCGCCGGGTGGTGCATCAGATCGCCGCACAGCACCGCCTCTCGCCGCTTCGAGTTCACCTTCAGCGAGACCTGCCCCGGCGTATGCCCCGCCGCGGATTCCAGCCGCACCTCGTCCTCTATGACAAAATCGCTCTCCACCATCATTGCCTGTCCCGATTCCACCACTGGCAGCACGCTGTCCACAAAAGAGTCGTAGCTGAAGTCGCCCTCTTTGCGCTCCTTCCAGTAACCGTACTCCTTTTTCGACATCAGATATTTCGCCTTGGGGAACGTCGGCATCCACTTCCCGTTCACCAGCTTCGTATTCCAACCCACATGGTCGTTGTGCAGGTGCGTGCACAGCACATAGTCCACCGTATCGGGCGGCGCGCCTGCCTTCGCCAGGTTATCTAGGTAGGGCGTGTTCATGTTCGTGGCCTTCGCGTTCGCCCCCCGTTGCTTATTGTTGCCGAAGCACATATCCACCAGGATTGTGTGCCGCTTCGTCTTCACGATGTACGTGTGGATGCTCATGAGCAGCTTGTGCTCCGGCGTCATGAAGTGCGGCGTCAGCCACTCCTTATGCCGGTCCAGCACCTCAGGCGTCGAGCCCAACAGCAGGTATTTGTGATCAGCTTCCATAGGCCCGATCTCCACGACGTTGGAGATGGTCACATTGCCGATGGCGATCTGTTTCATCGCGGGGCTTACCGCACGCCCAAAAAGCTCAGGATGTTGCCGCTCATCAGGCGCTGTGTCTCGGCTGCCGGGACGTTGTGCTTCTTCAGCATCGCCATTGCCTCATGCGCCGTGGAGGCGTC encodes the following:
- a CDS encoding M48 family metallopeptidase is translated as MSRSSSPTSSLNIYTAIEENRRKTALFIAAFVLLIGLIAFAVGIVLGLPVAPAGVVSLVLTAFALLLALWLYRASDRIVLGISEAREAKRQEHLELYRTVENISIAAGIPMPKVYIINDTAPNAFATGRDPAHASVAVTTGLLQKLSKLELEGVIAHEISHIRNFDTRLMVMVAVFVGFIAVLADVMLRYTWYGAGRRTRYKGKGEGSAGAVVLVLAIVALILAPIAAQVIQFAIARQREFLADASSALLTRYPAGLAGALEKITNDTEPLEVATKGTAHLYIANPIKGQESSMNNLFATHPPIKERVARLRAMASAA
- a CDS encoding CinA family protein; translated protein: MTKEERVAQALIAAGKRIAVAESTTGGYVGHLLNNIPGSSKYFIGGVVAYSNQPKMHVLKVPEHVLKEAGSVSAQTALAMAQGVRALMQADIGVAETGIAGPSHGSPGKPVGTVFMAISTKDGYELVERSVWTTDRIGFKEKTAEALFSLVEHYLNRKPSSP
- a CDS encoding exonuclease SbcCD subunit D encodes the protein MRILHVSDIHIGIETYGRPAAEVDIERLPPTFAPGEDRKPYLGYSTRLLDFLCAFDEVVAYAIQHKVDLLLFTGDAYKNREPTQTHQREFAKRIARLAASGIPVVLLVGNHDLPHASYKANSIEIFDTLNVPNVTVTDRLDVYRVKTRAGPLQVLAIPWIRRSAFLARDDVRNLPFEQINKLLEQKLTNAIQAAADELDRSTPAIVAAHVTVGTAKLGTERSMMIGYDHVLMQSTLTALPADYVGLGHIHHRQELSQRPPMLYPGSLQRIDFGEEDHEAKGFYIVELDAARPLGERVAKLDFHPVQARAFVTIDVTLLENDLDPTLTVVQAIERHHIADAIVRLHIKLPASLAAMLREREIRQAVERHGAHAIAAITRDVERTSRPRLGALSLEQQTPLQLLGHYLSSKQVGKERSERLMTLAKGLMDSEDRDNA
- a CDS encoding MBL fold metallo-hydrolase, with amino-acid sequence MKQIAIGNVTISNVVEIGPMEADHKYLLLGSTPEVLDRHKEWLTPHFMTPEHKLLMSIHTYIVKTKRHTILVDMCFGNNKQRGANAKATNMNTPYLDNLAKAGAPPDTVDYVLCTHLHNDHVGWNTKLVNGKWMPTFPKAKYLMSKKEYGYWKERKEGDFSYDSFVDSVLPVVESGQAMMVESDFVIEDEVRLESAAGHTPGQVSLKVNSKRREAVLCGDLMHHPAQIGEPDWNIPYDVDPPGTRQARRDFFKRYADTGAFILPAHFADPTVGQIVSKGHGWMWRPYFGD